GGGTAGTGCGGCTAATGGACATGCAGAGCCGCTTAGATCCATCTCCTACAGGCCACGAGGTGGAGGAGCTCATATACGTTACTCACCTGCTGACAGGCACCCTAGGTGCCAGTGCCGAGCCATGTACGCGTATCCCAATGAGCTAGTGTTATCCTTAGACGATGAGCGCCACCACTTGAGGGACGCTAACTCCATCCTGATCCAGGACGTGGAGGAGCTGGGTATAATGGTGGATACTCAGTTTGACCGCATAGCTGATTTAGAGGTTAGGCTCACTGCTGAGCATCATCTACTGGAGGCTGCTCGCTTGGAGATAGAGCGGCAAAAGGCTAGGGCGACTCGATTAGCAGAGAGGATGCGGGATAGGAGCGCAGGCATCAGGGCTGATGCTGCGATGATGATGGATGAGGCCACTAGCTTTATTCAGGGTGGTGAGCAGGCAGGGAtagaggaggatccggaggaggacccaGAGGAGGACCCgaaggaggatccggaggaggacgtTGCTCCGGATAGCCCTGCTCAGGGTTAGATTAGGACTTACCTGGTTACACTAGACATAGAAGGCTAGGAAAGGGACATTAGTTATGTCATCAAGTTTTGTCTAGGTGGATGACTTACCTTTGAGGCACAATATCCCTAATTTTTGTATAAGGGATTATCTGTACGTATTTTGCTAGTCTATGTGCCTTACTTCTGGAAATGTCCCAACTTGTTATTTGTATGACTTTTCTGTGGAATTATATGTTAAGTgttttatttatcttttctCTATTTCcatattgattttatttatcaaaaagaaTGGTAATAatcataaataaataatactTTTGCCTAATTGGCCTATCCTTCCGTAATAGGCATATTTAGAATATGGATCGCCAAGTAATAGGAAGGAGCCGGGGAAGACCCACTAGACAACACCCGGAAGCGGGTGGTGATAGGGAACCCGAGGTCGATCAAGACCAAGGGCAGGAAGGTGTGGCCGGAGACCGGGTGGCCACCGCAATCGACCGTATTACTGAAGTTCTCGAGCGATTGACTGATCGCCAAACCACTGAACCAGTGCATCAACCAGGAGGCCCAGTTGACTCCGATGATCGGGCACTGGAAAGATTTCTGAAATTTGGACCTCCCAAATTTTATGGAGGACCCGAGCCGGAAGTGGCCGAAGGCTGGTGGGAGAGAATCACTGAGATTTTCGCTGCCTTGAACTATACCGAGGAGCGAAAAGTGACTTTTGCTAccttccagtttgagggagctgccCGCTCCTGGTGGAATCTAGTAAGGGTTACATGGGAGACTAACCATACGccaaggacttgggcgaacttcacaagggagttcaatgccaaattccttccacctctcattcaggagaagagagaggatgattttattAGATGCAAACAAGGGGCGATAAGTGTCGCCGAGTATGAAGTCCAGTTCACAAAGCTGTCACGCTTTGCACCTGAGTTGATAGCCACCGAGCAAAGGCGTGTtcggaggtttgtgcagggtTTGAATGTGGAATTACAGGAAAGCTTAGCCGCTATAAGAATAGATACCTTCGCTGAGGCTGTTGAAAGAGCGCAGCGAGTTGAAGTAGCCAGAGCTCAAGTGAAGTCTTTTCAGTCCAAGAAAAGATTTGCTCCTAGCAGTAGTCGGGAGCCGACTTTTGGAAATGCTCCCCCGGCCAAAGTGGGCCGAGGAACTAGTGGAGTGAATAGTTCTGGAGCACCCCGAGGCGCCCAAGCAAGAGGAAACGGGGCCAGGAATGCAAGAGGACGAAATATTGGAGCTAGAGGGGGGCCAATTGGAATAGGACAACCTAGGAATCGGCCGCAAGGGGGTAGAGCAATAGTTCCTCAAGTGACATGTGCTTATTGCAAGAAACCTGGTCATTCTATGGATAGTTGCTGGAAGAGGCAAGGAAGGTGCTTGAGATGTGGAAGTAGTGAGCACCAAATCTCAGGATGTCCAAAGGTGCAGGAAGGGACTCCTCAGAAAGCTAGACCAAACACTTCTGGAGGGAGCAGGCCAACAGTTCCTGCCAGAGTGTACGCTATAGATGATCAACCCgtacctgattcctcggaaGTTGTGGAAGGTACACTTCCAATTTTTCATAGATTAGCTAAAGTGTTAATTGACCCTGGTGCAACGCATTCATTTGTAAATCCATCTTTTATGTCTGGAATAGATGTGCAACCCGTTAGATTACCCTAtgatcttgaagttaggacaccaATGGGTAATAAGAAGGTAACCACTAACTTGACCTATAGGAATTGCgaattctggattggagagcgAAAAATGTTAGTGGACCTGATCAGTTTGGATATAAAAGGTTACGATGTTATCATAGGAATGGATTTCCTAGGTCACCATCATGCTAAGCTTGACTGCCGAGAAAAAATAGTGGAGTTTTGTATACCTGGAGAAGCAACCCTGAGGTTAGATGTTAAAGGTAGGTTAGCATCTTCTGCTATGGTCTCGGGAATACGAGCAAGGAAAATGTTATCTAAAGGAGCTCAAGGTTTTCTAGCCTTCTTGATTAATACTCCCCGTGATCAAGTAAAATTAGAGGATGTACCCGTAGTACGGGATTTTCCGGACGTCTTTCCTGAAGAATTAATGACTTTACCACCAGAGAGAGAGGTAGAGTTTAAGATCGACTTGGTGCCTGGAACGGCTCCAATTTCtaagactccgtaccgaatggctcctgccgagctTAAAGAGTTGAAAATCCAATTACAAGACCTGTTGGAGAAAGGTTTCGTGAAGGAAAGTGACTCACCGTGGGGAGCACCcgttctatttgttaagaaaaaggacgggagtttgaggctatgtatcgattaccgagggttaaatgaggttactattaagaataaataccctctaccgtTGATTGATAGTTTGTTCGACCAACTGCAAGGATCAGTGGTCTTCTCTAAGTTGGATTTAaggcaagggtattaccagctgaagattaagaaggaagacatacccaagactgcttttagtacaagatatggacattttgagttcgcagtcatgccttttggtttaactaatgcaccagctgcatttatggatttgatgcaaagaatttttaagaaataccTGGACCAATTTGTAGTAGTTTTCATAGATGATATTTTGATATACTCCAAGACTCAGGAGGAACACGTTAAGCACTTGGAGATAGTATTGCAGATACTAAGAGAACATAAGTTGTATGCAAAATTCagcaagtgcgagttttggttaGAAGAGATTTCCTTTTTAGGGCATAAGGTTTCCAAAGATGGAATTGccgtggatccggcaaaagttgaaGCCGTTATGAATTGGAAGCGGCCAGAAACTCCAACTGAAATCagaagtttcttgggtttagcaggttattataggcgatttatcaaggatttttcgaAGATTTCAGGACCTATGACCGAGTTAACCAAGAAAGGAAATAAGTTTATCTGGACTCCAAAATGCGagtcaagttttcaggagttaaagagaCGTTTAACATCCGCTCCTGTTTTGGTGTTACCTGACGGAGTCGAAGGTTATGCCGTGTACTCCGATGCCTCAGGAGAAGGTCtcggatgtgttttaatgcaaaaggGTAAAGTAATTGCTTATGCTTCCAGGAGATTGAAGCCTCATGAACAGaactacccaactcatgacCTAGAGTTAGCAGCGGTGATTTTCGCcctaaagaaatggagacactacttgtatggcgtgacttttgaggtttttacagatcatAAGAGCCTCAAGTAtttgttctcccaaaaggaactgaacttgagacaaaggcgatgggtagaatttttggaagattatgattgttcgatcaactaccatccaggcaaggcaaatgtggtagctgatgcttTAAGTAGAAAGGCCCAAATAGCGGGGTTGATGGTTAAAGAATGGGACATGCTAGAAGAAATAAGTAGTTGGAATCCTCGCTTGGAGAAATCGAAGATATTATTTGGGAATCTATCTCTGAAATCACCATTAATAGAGCATATTAAGGAGGCTCAGAAATCGGACCCTGTGATTCAGAAGAATTTggaaaaagtgcaaaaaggggaaaTCCTAGATTTTAAATTGGGATCTGAAGGTGTATTGAGGTTCCGAGATCGTATTGTGATTCCGGCAGATGAAGAGAtcagaaaagaaattttggaagaatcacatcgatcaAAGTATACTATACATCCAGGAGTGACCAAGATGTATCATGATGTGAAGAGTTTATATTGGTGGGAAGGTTTGAAAAAGGATGTGGCAGAGTATGTACAGAAATGTTTAACTTGTCAACAAGTAAAAGCAGAGCATCAGAAGCCCTCTGGTTTGTTGCAACCGTTAgaaatccctgaatggaaatgggaacatatCACAATGGATTTTGTCACGGGATtgccaaaaagtcaaaaagggtttgacgcaatttgggtaatagtcgATCGGCTCACTAAGTCTGCACATTTCCTACCTGTGAGCATGAGTTTTTCATTGGAGAAATTggtcaagttgtacacagaagagatccTAAGGCTACATGGTATTCCAGTGAGTATCGTGTCCGACCGAGATCCAAGGTTTGTCTCgcgtttttggcagaaattccaagagtctttggggaccaagttgaaatttagtactgcgtaccatccccaaaccgacGGGCAATCGGAAAGGACAATCCAAACCTTGGAGGACCTACTGAGAtcgtgtatattggattttggaggtaaatggagTAAATATATGACCTTGGTAGAATTTGCATATAATAATAGCTATCAGGCttcgattcaaatggcaccttatgaagctttgtacgggagaaggtgtcgatctccgattcattgggatgaagttggagaaAAGAAGATTATAGACCCTACAGCCATACCTTGGATAGAAGAAGCCCAGGAGAAGGTGAAACTAATTAGAGAAAGGCTTCAAATTGCCCAAagtagacaaaagagctacgccgacacaaggaggaaagatttggagtttgaaataGGGGACAAGGTTTTCctaagagttaaacccttgaagag
Above is a genomic segment from Coffea eugenioides isolate CCC68of unplaced genomic scaffold, Ceug_1.0 ScVebR1_1373;HRSCAF=2212, whole genome shotgun sequence containing:
- the LOC113755272 gene encoding uncharacterized protein LOC113755272, whose protein sequence is MDRQVIGRSRGRPTRQHPEAGGDREPEVDQDQGQEGVAGDRVATAIDRITEVLERLTDRQTTEPVHQPGGPVDSDDRALERFLKFGPPKFYGGPEPEVAEGWWERITEIFAALNYTEERKVTFATFQFEGAARSWWNLEKREDDFIRCKQGAISVAEYEVQFTKLSRFAPELIATEQRRVRRFVQGLNVELQESLAAIRIDTFAEAVERAQRVEVARAQVKSFQSKKRFAPSSSREPTFGNAPPAKVGRGTSGVNSSGAPRGAQARGNGARNARGRNIGARGGPIGIGQPRNRPQGGRAIVPQVTCAYCKKPGHSMDSCWKRQGRCLRCGSSEHQISGCPKVQEGTPQKARPNTSGGSRPTVPARVYAIDDQPVPDSSEVVEGTLPIFHRLAKVLIDPGATHSFVNPSFMSGIDVQPVRLPYDLEVRTPMGNKKVTTNLTYRNCEFWIGERKMLVDLISLDIKGYDVIIGMDFLGHHHAKLDCREKIVEFCIPGEATLRLDVKGRLASSAMVSGIRARKMLSKGAQGFLAFLINTPRDQVKLEDVPVVRDFPDVFPEELMTLPPEREVEFKIDLVPGTAPISKTPYRMAPAELKELKIQLQDLLEKGFVKESDSPWGAPFVRPTARISGLL